A region of Methanocorpusculum labreanum Z DNA encodes the following proteins:
- a CDS encoding EMC6-like membrane protein, which translates to MQVAYIKKEKCNTAMCNRCVKFCPASRKNQPVIFIGRNKKATVVEELCNGCGKCVKICPEKAIEMVTRPDRKPLDAEIDEKIEEIEAQTEAKTEDVSKQTAPPKKKETPEEKVVRKKAQHSERIIRTAIACGLGMVAGLVSYYLAGTPNPITTATIEAGLAGVQANPIIGILVLLVAIVIQKSLFMIIKIDTSKLGKKDWFYQGFLTFATWYLSWTLMLSTSLLSA; encoded by the coding sequence ATGCAGGTAGCCTATATCAAAAAAGAAAAATGCAACACGGCGATGTGTAACCGCTGCGTGAAGTTTTGCCCGGCGTCACGCAAAAACCAGCCGGTTATTTTCATCGGACGCAATAAGAAAGCGACAGTCGTAGAAGAGCTGTGCAACGGCTGCGGAAAGTGCGTGAAGATCTGCCCCGAAAAAGCTATCGAGATGGTCACCCGGCCGGACAGAAAACCTCTCGACGCCGAGATCGATGAGAAGATCGAGGAGATCGAAGCACAGACCGAGGCAAAGACCGAAGACGTCAGCAAACAGACCGCTCCGCCAAAGAAGAAGGAAACCCCCGAAGAGAAGGTCGTTCGCAAAAAGGCCCAGCACTCCGAGCGGATCATTCGTACGGCGATCGCCTGCGGTCTTGGTATGGTCGCGGGTCTTGTCTCCTACTACCTTGCAGGGACGCCGAACCCGATCACCACAGCTACGATCGAAGCAGGCCTTGCAGGCGTGCAGGCAAATCCGATCATCGGCATTCTCGTCTTACTTGTGGCGATCGTGATCCAGAAGTCCCTGTTTATGATCATCAAGATCGACACCTCCAAACTCGGCAAGAAGGACTGGTTCTACCAGGGGTTCCTGACCTTCGCTACCTGGTACCTCTCCTGGACCCTTATGCTTTCGACCTCCCTCCTCTCCGCATAA
- the sepS gene encoding O-phosphoserine--tRNA ligase, with the protein MKFDIEEFKERRKTDFEGAWHAGPSVITPPESSKIYPRYAYRRAKVHPIFDTIARLRAAYMSMGFDEAMVPVFIDEQDVYRQFGPEAAAVLDRVYYVGGLPRPNVGISRERLDAIAEIIEKPLAEGTEEKLMKCLHAYKKGKFDGDDLTHEMSVALGVDDGVVVHILDTVFPEFKELAPESSRTTLRSHMTSGWFISLAQMWDKKPMPIRMFSVDRCFRREQEEDATHLRTYHSASCIVAGEDVTVEEGKAVAEGLLSAFGFTEFRFQPDEKRSKYYMPETQTEVYGKHPVHGWVEVATFGIYSPAALAEYGVGVPVMNLGMGVERLAMVLTQAEDVRKLSFAQLYPPVYSDTDLTKGIGLREEPQTAEGRRAVRAVMETAAAHAAERSPCSFPAWKGELYGHQVEIVVEEPEENTSLLGPAALNEVYVRKGAVLGVPDTEKFADVKAEGVPVGISFLYSTANLALARIEEAARVGEGTSIQVKMSKHPSDVNLKIEEYVMRYITDNKKKLDLRGPVFMTITSKIL; encoded by the coding sequence ATGAAATTCGATATTGAGGAATTCAAGGAACGCAGAAAAACCGATTTCGAGGGTGCCTGGCATGCCGGCCCATCGGTCATAACCCCGCCGGAATCATCAAAAATTTATCCGCGTTATGCGTATCGCCGAGCAAAAGTGCACCCGATCTTCGACACGATCGCCCGTCTTAGGGCCGCCTATATGTCGATGGGATTCGATGAGGCAATGGTACCGGTGTTTATCGACGAACAGGACGTCTACCGTCAGTTCGGTCCGGAAGCCGCCGCGGTTTTGGATCGCGTCTACTATGTGGGCGGCCTTCCCCGTCCGAATGTAGGGATATCCCGGGAACGGCTGGATGCAATCGCCGAAATCATCGAAAAGCCTCTCGCCGAAGGCACGGAAGAGAAGCTGATGAAGTGTCTGCATGCCTACAAGAAAGGCAAATTCGACGGTGACGATCTCACGCACGAAATGTCGGTCGCTTTAGGCGTGGACGATGGTGTGGTCGTTCACATTCTCGATACGGTCTTTCCCGAATTCAAGGAGCTCGCCCCTGAGTCTTCCAGAACGACGCTTCGTTCCCATATGACCAGCGGCTGGTTCATCTCTCTTGCCCAGATGTGGGATAAAAAGCCGATGCCGATTCGAATGTTTTCGGTCGACCGGTGTTTCCGCCGCGAGCAGGAGGAGGATGCGACCCATCTTCGGACCTATCACTCGGCATCCTGTATCGTCGCCGGAGAAGATGTGACGGTCGAAGAAGGAAAGGCGGTCGCCGAAGGTCTTCTTTCCGCGTTCGGTTTCACCGAGTTCAGATTCCAGCCCGACGAGAAACGCTCGAAGTACTACATGCCCGAGACGCAGACCGAAGTATACGGCAAACACCCGGTCCACGGATGGGTCGAGGTCGCTACGTTCGGGATCTACTCACCGGCAGCCCTCGCCGAATACGGCGTAGGCGTTCCCGTTATGAACCTCGGCATGGGTGTCGAGCGTCTTGCGATGGTCTTAACCCAGGCGGAGGATGTTAGGAAACTCTCGTTTGCCCAACTGTATCCTCCGGTGTATTCGGACACGGATCTTACCAAAGGCATCGGATTAAGAGAGGAGCCGCAGACGGCCGAGGGCCGCCGGGCAGTGCGTGCTGTGATGGAAACGGCCGCTGCCCATGCGGCTGAACGTTCGCCGTGTTCGTTCCCTGCATGGAAAGGCGAGCTCTACGGTCATCAGGTGGAGATCGTCGTTGAGGAGCCCGAAGAGAATACGAGTCTTCTCGGTCCTGCCGCTTTGAATGAGGTATATGTCAGAAAAGGAGCAGTTCTCGGTGTTCCGGATACCGAAAAGTTCGCCGACGTCAAAGCCGAAGGGGTTCCGGTTGGAATCTCTTTCCTTTACTCGACGGCAAATCTGGCACTCGCCCGCATCGAGGAGGCGGCGAGGGTCGGCGAAGGGACGAGCATTCAGGTGAAAATGTCGAAGCATCCAAGCGACGTGAACCTGAAAATCGAGGAGTACGTTATGCGGTACATCACCGACAATAAAAAGAAACTCGATCTTCGCGGCCCGGTCTTTATGACGATTACGTCGAAGATCCTGTAA
- the rqcH gene encoding ribosome rescue protein RqcH has translation MATIQGMSGADVKAMTAELAALLPLWIGKIYQYDNASLGFRLNGEEKARHLLYVVRGIRAHLVSELPPAPKNPSGFSMYLRKYIEGGKVLNIEQKAIERVIIITIGKGPSEYKLIIELFDEGNLILTDEKFTIINALAQRRFRDRDIVGGAEYAIEAVWPERLTFEEFKEKITADENDIVRALATKLQLGGIPSEEICQLAGVSKSMPCKFATDVQLRPVYEAMKSWIAKLTYARDPVIDAKGAFPFPSLVREPKEHFATFSQALEAFYPKPVAEKVIEQKIKLSKEERIRKQQEAAVVNFDKKIAEATEISEIIYSHYGEVQETIDVLAAASQKLSWQDIAAVIKKSDLPAAKRIISVDPKNASVVIDLQEKHKVTIFVHESLEANVGRYFAVVKKFRAKKAGALRAMEAGIVHAEKKKAAGPGRLKPKWYHRFRWMETSDGVLVIGGRNADQNEELVKKYMEGKDTFLHADVFGASAVIVKGVTERMDQAVQFAASYSRAWAGGGASVDVIAASPNQVSKTPESGEYVAHGSFVIRGERKIYKDVPLEIAIGVRTEPVLAVIGGTPSAIEPLASHSVRLVPGTFEGNDVAKKVLRKLKEAVPESEQKALKAILNTEGVAAFVPPGGSDLKEPAREGADRE, from the coding sequence ATGGCGACGATACAAGGGATGAGCGGAGCGGACGTAAAAGCGATGACAGCGGAGCTTGCCGCGCTTTTGCCGCTCTGGATCGGGAAAATATATCAGTACGACAATGCCTCGCTTGGGTTCCGGCTGAATGGTGAGGAGAAGGCACGCCATCTTCTGTATGTGGTGAGAGGCATTCGGGCGCATCTCGTATCCGAACTGCCGCCGGCGCCGAAAAACCCGTCCGGGTTTTCGATGTATCTTAGGAAATACATCGAGGGGGGCAAGGTCCTCAATATCGAGCAGAAGGCGATCGAGCGGGTCATCATAATAACGATCGGCAAAGGGCCGTCGGAGTATAAGCTGATCATCGAACTCTTCGACGAAGGAAACCTTATCCTGACAGACGAAAAGTTCACGATCATCAATGCCCTTGCCCAGCGGCGGTTCCGGGACCGGGATATCGTCGGCGGCGCAGAGTATGCGATCGAAGCCGTCTGGCCCGAGAGGCTGACGTTCGAGGAGTTCAAAGAGAAGATCACCGCAGACGAGAACGATATCGTGCGGGCTCTCGCAACGAAACTGCAGCTCGGCGGCATCCCCTCGGAAGAGATATGTCAGCTTGCGGGCGTCTCGAAGTCGATGCCCTGTAAGTTCGCGACCGATGTCCAGCTTCGCCCGGTGTATGAGGCGATGAAAAGCTGGATCGCCAAACTGACCTATGCACGCGATCCGGTGATCGATGCGAAGGGAGCGTTCCCGTTCCCCTCACTGGTCCGCGAGCCAAAAGAGCACTTCGCGACGTTTTCGCAGGCGCTCGAGGCGTTCTATCCAAAACCGGTGGCCGAGAAGGTCATCGAACAGAAGATCAAACTCTCCAAAGAGGAGCGGATCCGAAAACAGCAGGAAGCAGCCGTCGTCAACTTCGACAAAAAGATCGCCGAGGCGACCGAGATCTCGGAGATCATCTACTCGCATTACGGCGAGGTGCAGGAGACGATCGACGTTCTTGCGGCCGCAAGCCAGAAGCTTTCCTGGCAGGATATCGCGGCCGTGATCAAAAAGAGCGACCTGCCCGCCGCAAAACGGATCATCTCGGTGGACCCGAAGAATGCGTCCGTCGTGATCGATCTGCAGGAAAAGCACAAGGTCACGATCTTCGTGCACGAAAGTCTGGAGGCAAACGTCGGCAGATACTTCGCCGTCGTGAAAAAGTTCCGGGCGAAAAAGGCGGGAGCGCTTCGGGCGATGGAAGCAGGCATCGTGCATGCGGAGAAGAAAAAGGCGGCCGGACCCGGCCGACTCAAGCCGAAATGGTATCACCGTTTCCGGTGGATGGAGACCTCCGACGGCGTGCTTGTGATCGGCGGCCGAAATGCCGACCAGAACGAGGAGCTTGTCAAGAAGTATATGGAAGGCAAAGACACCTTCCTCCACGCAGATGTCTTCGGAGCGTCCGCGGTGATCGTGAAAGGCGTAACGGAACGCATGGATCAGGCGGTCCAGTTTGCCGCGTCCTACTCGCGGGCATGGGCCGGCGGTGGGGCATCCGTCGATGTGATCGCAGCAAGCCCCAACCAGGTAAGTAAGACGCCCGAGTCGGGAGAGTATGTGGCTCACGGTTCGTTCGTCATCCGGGGCGAGCGTAAGATCTACAAGGACGTGCCGCTCGAGATCGCGATCGGGGTCAGGACCGAACCGGTCCTTGCGGTGATCGGCGGAACGCCTTCCGCGATCGAACCGCTGGCTTCGCATTCCGTTCGTCTGGTTCCGGGGACATTCGAAGGAAACGACGTTGCTAAGAAAGTTCTTCGAAAACTCAAAGAGGCGGTGCCTGAAAGCGAGCAGAAAGCGCTCAAAGCGATCCTGAACACCGAGGGCGTAGCCGCGTTCGTGCCGCCGGGCGGGTCCGATCTCAAAGAGCCGGCCCGAGAGGGAGCGGACCGCGAATGA
- a CDS encoding FumA C-terminus/TtdB family hydratase beta subunit, whose amino-acid sequence MIRLTTPLGEEVLDLHAGDRVLLSGTIYTARDEAHLKIREEGFPFDPKGAVIYHCGPVIDEAQNKVVAAGPTTSARMNNLTKFMLDAGVRGLIGKGGMSEIVREELRGRAVYFAFTGGCAALAASCMELAGCHYPELGMAEGIWEIKLTDLPVVVGIDAHGGDLFVR is encoded by the coding sequence ATGATCCGGCTGACGACCCCCCTCGGAGAGGAAGTTCTCGATCTCCATGCGGGAGACCGGGTCCTTCTTTCCGGGACCATTTACACTGCACGCGACGAAGCCCACCTGAAAATACGTGAAGAGGGCTTCCCCTTCGATCCGAAAGGCGCGGTGATTTATCACTGCGGCCCGGTCATCGACGAAGCACAGAATAAAGTCGTCGCCGCCGGCCCCACAACCTCCGCACGGATGAATAATCTCACAAAATTCATGCTCGATGCAGGTGTTCGGGGCCTGATTGGAAAAGGCGGAATGTCGGAGATCGTTCGTGAAGAACTTCGGGGAAGAGCGGTCTATTTTGCCTTCACCGGAGGATGCGCCGCTCTCGCCGCTTCATGCATGGAGCTTGCCGGTTGTCATTATCCGGAACTTGGCATGGCAGAAGGAATCTGGGAAATCAAACTGACCGATCTTCCGGTAGTCGTCGGAATAGATGCTCACGGCGGCGATCTTTTCGTAAGATAA
- a CDS encoding mRNA surveillance protein pelota: MKAELPEPLKKDGFGEYKLMPESIDDLWHLSHLISPGNTVYAVTLRTVDGPSDKLRSEKLEKRPVRIGVKCEKAEFVPESSRLRVFGVISYGPDMGQHHTLNIEAGYEISVVRQWRQIDLARLERAVSSSVHGVVHIAAIEDGEAELYRVRQYGPERITTLTVGSGKTAELDSRQALFAELLTFLEKVTGSIVIAGPGFVKEDFVKFAKTKAPEIAERMLIADTRRCGYGAVQEAIGNGVLTRVAEDLQLAKEVSFMDEVFLRIGQNGAVAYGKSEVRQAIDYGAAETILVADSFVKDGGIEKMIEGAERLGANVVVLSTEFEPGTRLVGLGGVAALLRYKI, from the coding sequence ATGAAGGCGGAGCTGCCCGAACCGCTGAAAAAAGACGGATTCGGCGAGTATAAACTCATGCCCGAATCGATCGACGATCTCTGGCATCTTTCGCATCTGATAAGTCCCGGAAACACCGTGTATGCCGTCACGCTGAGGACAGTGGACGGCCCGTCCGACAAACTCCGTTCCGAAAAGCTCGAGAAGCGGCCGGTGCGGATCGGGGTGAAATGCGAGAAGGCGGAGTTCGTCCCGGAATCGTCCCGCCTCAGAGTGTTTGGGGTCATCAGTTACGGGCCGGACATGGGCCAGCACCACACGCTCAATATCGAAGCAGGCTATGAAATAAGCGTTGTTCGGCAGTGGCGGCAGATCGATCTTGCCCGTCTGGAACGGGCGGTCTCCTCTTCGGTCCACGGTGTGGTTCACATCGCGGCGATTGAGGATGGGGAGGCGGAACTCTATCGGGTCAGGCAGTACGGACCCGAGCGGATCACTACGCTGACGGTCGGCAGCGGAAAAACCGCCGAGCTGGACTCAAGGCAGGCCCTGTTTGCCGAGCTCCTCACATTTCTCGAGAAGGTCACCGGCTCGATCGTTATCGCCGGCCCGGGATTCGTAAAAGAAGACTTCGTCAAGTTCGCAAAAACCAAAGCTCCCGAGATCGCCGAACGCATGCTCATCGCCGACACAAGGCGCTGCGGCTACGGGGCGGTTCAGGAGGCGATCGGAAACGGCGTCCTTACCCGCGTGGCAGAGGATCTCCAGCTCGCAAAAGAGGTCTCGTTCATGGACGAGGTGTTTCTCCGGATCGGGCAGAACGGCGCCGTCGCCTACGGAAAAAGCGAGGTACGCCAGGCGATCGATTACGGAGCAGCCGAGACGATCCTTGTGGCCGACTCGTTTGTAAAAGACGGCGGCATCGAAAAAATGATCGAAGGGGCAGAGCGGCTCGGCGCGAACGTCGTCGTCCTCTCGACCGAGTTCGAACCGGGCACCCGGCTTGTTGGTCTCGGCGGGGTCGCCGCTCTGTTGAGGTATAAGATCTGA
- a CDS encoding SAM-dependent methyltransferase gives MLVTFNPIGTVKIEDGWYYIELKEKFFEATLGLDEFSHIQVIWWFNLYDSEESRNYFVMDKPYKKGPEKVGVLASRSPIRPNPIAVTVSRLAAVDKQKHRLELGYIDAEDGTPVLDIKPYHPSEDKVRDVVMPAWCRHWPDCIEANEGFDWSKEFNFPAE, from the coding sequence ATGTTAGTAACATTTAACCCCATCGGCACGGTAAAAATCGAAGACGGCTGGTATTATATCGAGCTGAAAGAAAAATTCTTTGAAGCGACTCTGGGACTGGATGAGTTCAGCCATATTCAGGTGATATGGTGGTTCAATTTGTATGACAGCGAGGAATCCAGAAACTACTTTGTTATGGACAAACCGTACAAAAAAGGCCCGGAGAAGGTGGGCGTGCTGGCCAGCAGGTCCCCGATCCGGCCAAATCCGATAGCCGTCACGGTATCCCGTCTCGCTGCTGTTGACAAACAGAAACACCGGCTTGAACTTGGCTATATCGACGCGGAAGACGGCACACCCGTGCTGGATATCAAACCGTATCACCCGTCCGAAGATAAAGTGAGAGACGTAGTGATGCCAGCCTGGTGCAGACACTGGCCTGACTGTATCGAAGCAAACGAAGGATTTGACTGGAGTAAGGAGTTTAATTTCCCGGCCGAGTAA
- a CDS encoding DUF4332 domain-containing protein produces MSYSIDLTGISLQSYQEILKKQNLLPSRRILLDDLETNFQRIADAGIGNMSALKKAVSSPEKLAKFAAQTHISKEYLTILKRELGSLEQKPVQISDFPGLSGQTVQILAKHGIKTSKDVYTAFQNEAAEKSLMEISGISRNELEEVCCLSDLVRINGVGAAAARAMFEAGYKNISDIASADAVNLLGQLSAVNADGRYYHAKLGKKDMQFVIDFAVLLRDLEKK; encoded by the coding sequence ATGAGTTACTCGATCGATTTAACCGGGATATCCCTGCAAAGCTATCAGGAGATACTAAAAAAACAGAACCTGCTGCCGAGCCGCAGGATCCTTCTGGATGATCTTGAGACAAACTTTCAGCGGATAGCCGATGCCGGCATCGGCAATATGTCGGCATTGAAAAAAGCAGTATCTTCTCCGGAGAAACTTGCAAAGTTTGCAGCGCAAACGCATATTTCAAAGGAGTATCTGACCATTCTGAAAAGAGAACTCGGCAGCCTTGAGCAAAAACCGGTCCAAATCTCCGATTTCCCGGGACTGAGCGGACAAACCGTCCAGATATTAGCAAAACACGGAATCAAAACATCGAAAGACGTCTACACCGCGTTTCAAAATGAAGCGGCCGAAAAATCACTCATGGAAATATCAGGCATCAGCCGAAACGAGCTTGAAGAAGTATGCTGCCTGTCCGATCTGGTCAGGATCAACGGCGTGGGGGCAGCTGCCGCGAGGGCGATGTTTGAAGCAGGCTACAAAAACATAAGTGACATCGCCTCTGCAGATGCCGTAAACCTCCTCGGGCAGCTGTCCGCCGTCAATGCAGACGGACGGTATTACCATGCCAAACTTGGAAAAAAGGATATGCAGTTCGTGATCGACTTTGCCGTTCTTCTCAGAGATCTCGAAAAAAAATGA
- a CDS encoding fumarate hydratase, with product MDPLYNRLASAVEEAIHQAETILPPDVEEALHTAYNKETNPTARGEFENIFANLQVAREKNVPICQDTGIFVIYLTIPETVPLTTKLYDAVSEGIRLATKSVPLRPNAVHPLTRKNSGDNTGAGIPAVHILPGDTLRVTVFPKGAGSENMSQIRMMLPSEISRIPEFVTSVVKDAGSRPCPPIVVGVGIGGTFDSAASFAKEALLSPINSMTAFEQKICDSINQLGIGVMGLGGDTTCLAVKVKEGACHTASLPVAVNIQCWCSRRGVVEVEL from the coding sequence ATGGACCCCCTCTACAACCGTCTTGCATCCGCCGTGGAAGAGGCAATTCACCAGGCCGAGACGATCCTTCCGCCCGACGTGGAGGAAGCACTGCATACTGCATACAATAAAGAAACCAACCCGACCGCACGCGGCGAGTTTGAAAATATCTTCGCCAATCTCCAGGTCGCCCGGGAGAAAAACGTGCCCATCTGTCAGGACACCGGGATTTTCGTCATCTACCTGACCATTCCAGAAACCGTTCCGCTGACCACAAAGCTCTACGACGCCGTAAGCGAAGGGATCCGTCTCGCAACAAAATCCGTCCCTCTCCGGCCAAACGCGGTCCATCCCCTCACCCGGAAAAACTCGGGCGACAACACCGGGGCGGGGATCCCGGCAGTCCATATCCTTCCGGGCGATACGCTCCGGGTCACCGTATTCCCCAAAGGAGCAGGTTCGGAAAACATGTCCCAGATCAGAATGATGCTCCCTTCCGAGATCTCCAGGATCCCGGAGTTTGTGACCTCGGTCGTCAAAGATGCGGGCTCCCGTCCGTGTCCCCCGATAGTCGTAGGGGTCGGTATCGGCGGAACCTTCGACTCGGCCGCATCCTTTGCAAAAGAAGCGCTCCTCTCGCCGATAAACAGCATGACCGCCTTCGAACAGAAGATATGCGATTCGATCAACCAGCTCGGCATCGGCGTTATGGGACTTGGCGGCGACACGACCTGTCTCGCCGTCAAGGTAAAAGAAGGGGCATGCCACACGGCTTCGCTTCCCGTCGCCGTAAATATTCAGTGCTGGTGTTCTAGACGCGGTGTTGTTGAGGTGGAACTATGA
- a CDS encoding TIGR00297 family protein — protein sequence MDTRIRRLIFALVVTALLLGWPYIPYLGLVVLGFAAVLYFVDKSRYFAIGVGVLAVLYQAGLIPVSALIGPLMMIVWGEYLLKIFKNVGHQGVLYTIGSSAALLATMLYTNEYQPLVGIIAVIVLLMLRSILKDREDGSMIGLLGVAMTITLFEDLEFFVDYQTLAFAVVLCAAFGYFAYRAKTIDMSGVFTAVLFGVILITFAGVNWFFIVMLFFILGSLFTKFRYAEKEFLGVAEGKKGRRGYMNAFANAGVGVGGAVLYGITGDVIFIAMFIGSIATATGDTLASEIGVTGGTPRMITTLRPVPPGTNGGVTGIGELACLFGASVICLLAFILGVAPWYVCLIGVAAGFIGTNLDSLYGALIENKGFIGNSGTNLLATLSGGILALLICLALVTAGLI from the coding sequence ATGGATACCCGGATCCGACGTCTCATTTTCGCCCTTGTCGTTACGGCACTGCTGCTTGGATGGCCGTATATTCCCTATTTGGGTCTGGTGGTCCTCGGCTTTGCGGCAGTTCTCTATTTTGTGGATAAAAGCCGGTATTTTGCGATCGGCGTAGGTGTCCTCGCCGTATTATATCAAGCCGGTCTGATACCCGTGTCGGCCCTGATCGGCCCTCTGATGATGATCGTCTGGGGAGAATACCTGCTTAAGATTTTCAAAAACGTCGGTCATCAGGGAGTTCTTTATACGATAGGCTCCTCTGCAGCTCTTTTAGCGACGATGCTCTACACAAACGAGTATCAGCCGCTTGTGGGCATCATCGCCGTGATCGTTCTTTTGATGCTTCGAAGCATCTTGAAAGATCGCGAGGACGGCTCGATGATCGGCCTTCTCGGGGTCGCGATGACCATCACGCTGTTTGAGGATCTGGAGTTCTTCGTCGATTACCAGACGCTCGCCTTTGCGGTCGTTTTGTGTGCGGCGTTCGGCTACTTTGCCTATCGGGCAAAGACGATCGACATGAGCGGCGTCTTTACGGCGGTGCTGTTCGGCGTGATCCTCATCACCTTTGCCGGCGTGAACTGGTTTTTCATCGTGATGCTGTTTTTCATTCTCGGATCACTCTTCACCAAGTTCCGGTATGCGGAAAAGGAGTTTTTAGGAGTGGCCGAGGGTAAGAAAGGCCGGAGAGGATACATGAATGCATTCGCGAATGCCGGGGTCGGGGTCGGCGGCGCCGTACTGTACGGGATCACCGGGGATGTTATTTTCATCGCCATGTTTATCGGTTCCATTGCGACGGCGACCGGCGACACGCTTGCAAGCGAGATCGGCGTGACCGGGGGTACTCCAAGGATGATCACGACGCTGCGCCCGGTTCCGCCGGGAACAAACGGCGGAGTTACCGGAATTGGAGAGCTTGCCTGCCTTTTTGGGGCGTCCGTCATCTGTCTGCTGGCATTCATCCTCGGCGTGGCACCGTGGTATGTCTGCCTGATCGGCGTTGCGGCAGGCTTTATCGGAACGAATCTTGACAGTCTTTACGGCGCTCTGATCGAAAACAAGGGTTTTATCGGGAATTCGGGAACCAATCTCCTCGCCACATTATCGGGCGGGATTTTGGCTCTTCTCATCTGCCTGGCTTTGGTCACGGCAGGGCTCATCTGA
- the twy1 gene encoding 4-demethylwyosine synthase TYW1: MPRKRPVSKTPKTCLHRQGYNFIAEGASAAVKPCMWCKRALRGGESCYKHQFYGIDTWKCVQMTPTLRCNQRCLFCWRSMEHEILSETELSPEEIVAAIPKMQKKGLSGDKPYTEPERWEEATDHPTQYALSLSGEPTLYSKLPELIDLLRENPNNSVFVVSNGTMPSVIRRIRPTQLYLSLDAVDESSYERICRPIGDPAAMWGNIQTSLSLLKQKEEEGVRTAVRITLVNEYNDTYEAGFAKIIEEAQPLFVEVKGYMYLGYSRMRLTEMHVPDMETIRRFAAGVAQLCNYEIMDENVPSRVVCLKRKS; this comes from the coding sequence ATGCCACGAAAACGACCAGTATCCAAAACCCCGAAAACCTGCCTTCACCGGCAGGGATACAACTTCATAGCTGAAGGAGCATCCGCCGCCGTCAAGCCGTGCATGTGGTGCAAACGTGCTCTTCGCGGCGGCGAATCCTGCTATAAACACCAGTTCTACGGGATCGACACCTGGAAATGCGTCCAGATGACCCCGACGCTGCGCTGCAATCAGCGGTGTCTTTTTTGCTGGAGATCCATGGAGCACGAGATCCTGTCCGAGACTGAACTATCTCCGGAAGAAATCGTCGCCGCCATTCCAAAGATGCAGAAAAAAGGCTTGTCCGGCGACAAACCTTATACCGAGCCGGAGAGGTGGGAAGAGGCGACCGATCACCCGACCCAGTATGCGCTCTCTTTGTCCGGCGAGCCGACCCTTTACTCGAAACTGCCCGAACTCATCGACCTTCTCCGGGAAAATCCCAACAACAGCGTGTTCGTTGTTTCAAACGGAACGATGCCTTCCGTGATCCGGCGGATACGCCCGACCCAGTTGTATCTGTCTCTGGATGCCGTGGACGAATCCTCTTATGAAAGGATATGCCGTCCGATCGGCGATCCGGCTGCCATGTGGGGGAATATCCAAACGTCTCTTTCGCTTCTCAAACAAAAAGAGGAGGAGGGCGTCAGAACGGCGGTCCGGATCACCCTCGTCAACGAGTATAATGACACCTATGAGGCAGGTTTTGCCAAAATTATCGAAGAGGCACAGCCCCTCTTTGTTGAAGTAAAGGGATACATGTATTTGGGATACAGTCGAATGAGATTAACAGAAATGCATGTCCCCGACATGGAAACCATTCGTCGTTTCGCCGCAGGAGTTGCCCAACTCTGCAATTATGAGATTATGGATGAAAACGTGCCGAGCCGCGTTGTTTGTCTGAAGAGAAAATCATGA